CGCGGGCGTCGGTTCGATGGTTGTGACGAGCCAGCACCGCCGGGCGTTCGGTATGCTACTTGGCGGAGCGCTCTCGCACCTTCTGATAGATGGGGTCAAAGCGTACGCCGACGGTGCTGCAGGCGCGTGGCTGTACCCGTTCACGTGGTATCGGCCGCCGACACCGAGCCTCTATATCTCGTCGGATCCGGCCGTCCTCGTCGTCACCGCTGTAGCCGCTGGACTCGTCCTGCTCTACGATCGTTTCTGGGTCGTCGATGGACGATCACTCCTGACGTAGCGCAACCGTCTCGAGTGAGCAGACCGCTACAGATTGTCGATTTACACGTCCTTGAGCCGATCTCGTTCGGAACCACAATTCCAATGACAAAAACAGCGTATATTGTAATGTCCTGATGGGCTGGTGAAATTATAACCGGGTCAGAGTGTAGTATATCCCGAACTGCAATTCCATCACGTTCTATATGTAATTATAAGATAATTTTATTTCCAGTGGCGATGTCCATCAGCATGTAAT
This portion of the Halopiger aswanensis genome encodes:
- a CDS encoding metal-dependent hydrolase, with protein sequence MADLLSHVLAAYAIFTIGSWRLEWLTKRWVAVAMIGALLPDLNRIGLFVTDATLETVLDLPFSVDGIHTLGGVLVLAGVGSMVVTSQHRRAFGMLLGGALSHLLIDGVKAYADGAAGAWLYPFTWYRPPTPSLYISSDPAVLVVTAVAAGLVLLYDRFWVVDGRSLLT